Proteins encoded within one genomic window of Sulfurovum sp. XGS-02:
- the arsC gene encoding arsenate reductase (glutaredoxin) (This arsenate reductase requires both glutathione and glutaredoxin to convert arsenate to arsenite, after which the efflux transporter formed by ArsA and ArsB can extrude the arsenite from the cell, providing resistance.), translating into MANVTIWHNPRCSKSRNAAALLEEKGIEAEVVKYLDTPPSKEELKEVLNMLGISARELMRTKEAIYKELNLKDETDEEKLIEAMVENPKLIERPIVIKDGKAAIGRPIENIIDLLG; encoded by the coding sequence ATGGCAAATGTAACCATATGGCATAACCCAAGATGTTCAAAATCAAGAAACGCAGCTGCACTTTTAGAAGAAAAAGGCATCGAAGCAGAGGTAGTGAAGTACCTCGATACACCTCCAAGCAAAGAGGAACTTAAAGAAGTGCTTAACATGCTGGGTATCTCTGCCAGGGAACTGATGAGAACCAAAGAAGCAATCTATAAAGAGTTGAATCTAAAAGATGAGACAGATGAGGAGAAGCTTATAGAAGCCATGGTGGAAAATCCCAAGCTCATAGAGCGACCTATTGTCATCAAGGATGGCAAAGCTGCCATTGGCCGTCCTATTGAAAATATTATCGACCTGCTCGGTTGA
- a CDS encoding ABC-F family ATP-binding cassette domain-containing protein, with protein MLSTVNLTQRYGKRVLFDKINITLDAGKRYGLIGANGAGKSTFLKILSGEIEPSDGEVQLQPGLKLGVLGQNQYAFENYTLKDAVLYGNKKLFDAQKEKEKLYMEGDFESDEVNNRLAELEMICADEDPTYESDVKIEKLLEALGFPASQHDELMSSLTGGDKFKILLAQVLFLKPDVLLLDEPTNNLDMDTITWLENELKRHEGTLLVISHDRHFLNGVVTHILDLDFQNIREFTGNYDEWYIAANLIAKQAEADRGKALKEKEELEKFIARFSANASKAKQATSRQKQLDKLDVSEIKLSSRRDPSIMFKAHREIGNEVLEVEGLSKSYDDEKVFENLTFKINKGDKIALIGTNGVGKTTLLKILMGESEADAGTFKWGQTITTSYFPQNTTDLVVGDEELPQWIQGFDPKWHIDDIRKTLGRMLFSGEEQKKKIDACSGGEKHRVMMSKMMMDASNFLVMDEPNNHLDLEAIVALGEALHNYQGGVICVSHDRELIDAFANRIIKLNEDGTMIDFEGGYEAFVEQHEQ; from the coding sequence ATGCTTAGTACAGTAAATTTAACACAGCGCTATGGAAAAAGAGTGCTTTTTGATAAGATCAATATCACTCTGGATGCAGGAAAACGTTATGGCCTGATCGGAGCGAACGGAGCAGGGAAGTCAACCTTCCTCAAAATTCTTTCGGGTGAGATAGAACCTAGTGATGGTGAAGTGCAGCTTCAGCCTGGACTCAAACTGGGTGTTTTGGGTCAAAACCAGTATGCATTTGAAAACTATACACTCAAAGATGCTGTACTCTATGGGAACAAAAAACTTTTTGATGCACAAAAAGAGAAAGAAAAGCTCTATATGGAAGGTGACTTTGAGAGTGATGAGGTCAACAACCGTTTGGCTGAACTTGAAATGATCTGTGCAGACGAAGACCCTACCTATGAATCAGATGTCAAGATAGAAAAACTGCTTGAAGCTTTAGGTTTTCCTGCATCTCAACATGATGAGCTTATGTCTTCACTTACAGGCGGGGACAAGTTCAAGATCCTGCTTGCACAGGTACTTTTCTTGAAGCCTGATGTATTACTTCTGGATGAGCCTACGAACAACCTGGATATGGATACGATCACTTGGTTGGAGAATGAACTGAAACGTCATGAAGGAACCCTGCTTGTGATCTCTCACGACAGACATTTCCTTAACGGTGTTGTGACACATATCCTTGACCTTGACTTCCAAAATATCCGTGAGTTCACAGGAAATTACGATGAGTGGTATATTGCAGCCAACCTTATCGCCAAACAGGCAGAAGCAGATAGAGGTAAAGCCCTTAAAGAGAAAGAAGAGCTTGAAAAGTTCATCGCAAGATTCTCTGCAAATGCCTCTAAAGCGAAACAGGCGACAAGCCGTCAAAAGCAACTGGACAAACTGGATGTCAGCGAGATCAAACTCTCTTCAAGACGTGATCCTTCGATTATGTTCAAGGCACACAGGGAGATCGGTAACGAGGTACTGGAAGTAGAGGGTCTTTCTAAAAGCTATGATGATGAAAAAGTTTTTGAAAATCTTACGTTCAAGATCAACAAAGGGGATAAAATTGCCCTGATTGGTACCAACGGTGTAGGGAAAACCACACTCCTTAAAATTCTTATGGGAGAGAGTGAAGCTGATGCAGGTACGTTTAAATGGGGACAGACCATTACCACCAGTTATTTCCCGCAAAATACGACAGACCTTGTCGTGGGTGATGAAGAGTTGCCACAATGGATACAAGGGTTTGATCCTAAATGGCACATTGATGATATTAGAAAAACACTGGGTCGTATGCTTTTTAGCGGTGAAGAGCAGAAAAAGAAAATAGATGCATGTTCGGGTGGAGAAAAACACCGTGTCATGATGTCTAAAATGATGATGGATGCTTCGAACTTCCTGGTGATGGATGAGCCAAACAACCACCTCGACCTTGAGGCGATCGTTGCTTTAGGTGAAGCATTACATAACTACCAGGGCGGTGTGATCTGTGTCTCTCACGATAGGGAACTCATCGATGCATTTGCAAACCGCATCATCAAACTCAATGAAGATGGAACGATGATCGATTTTGAGGGCGGATATGAGGCGTTCGTGGAGCAGCACGAACAGTAA
- a CDS encoding YebC/PmpR family DNA-binding transcriptional regulator: MGRAFEYRKAAKMKRWGTMSRLFPKLGKIITMAAKEGGQDPDMNPKLRTAILNAKAQNMPKDNIDAAIKRASAKDAADIKELTYDVKAVHGVQMIVECATDNNTRTVANVKAILARNGGEMLTSGSLNFMFTRKCVFVFNKTDDMDLEELELELIDFGLEEIEEDIEPQEVGDDINIVRVYGDFTAFGELSKALEDMNIEVKKATLEYIANTPIELSDEQMEEVDVLIDKLEEDEDVQSVFTNIA, from the coding sequence ATGGGTAGAGCGTTTGAATACCGTAAAGCAGCGAAAATGAAAAGATGGGGAACCATGTCTAGACTTTTCCCTAAATTAGGAAAGATCATCACGATGGCAGCCAAAGAAGGCGGTCAAGACCCTGACATGAACCCTAAACTTCGTACAGCGATTCTCAATGCCAAAGCGCAAAACATGCCTAAAGACAACATCGATGCAGCGATCAAAAGAGCTTCAGCCAAAGATGCTGCAGATATCAAAGAGTTGACGTATGATGTCAAAGCCGTACATGGTGTGCAGATGATCGTAGAGTGTGCGACAGACAACAATACAAGAACGGTTGCCAATGTCAAGGCCATACTTGCCAGAAACGGTGGAGAGATGCTTACATCAGGTTCATTGAACTTCATGTTTACACGTAAATGTGTTTTTGTATTTAACAAAACCGATGATATGGACCTTGAAGAGCTGGAATTGGAACTCATTGACTTTGGTTTAGAAGAGATAGAAGAAGATATAGAGCCTCAAGAGGTAGGTGATGATATCAATATCGTGAGAGTCTATGGTGATTTTACTGCATTTGGCGAACTGAGTAAAGCACTCGAAGATATGAATATAGAGGTCAAAAAAGCGACACTTGAATATATTGCCAATACACCCATAGAGCTCAGTGACGAACAGATGGAAGAAGTCGATGTACTTATCGATAAACTAGAAGAAGATGAAGACGTTCAATCGGTCTTTACGAACATCGCCTAA
- the ppk2 gene encoding polyphosphate kinase 2, with translation MTNQKIRYTKKLPEYQEKPSKVFKKSGKIEREFYEKESLKLQHELVKLQKWVIDNNKRLLVIFEGMDTAGKSSTIKEFNNYLNPREARSVALPKPNSKELGQWYFQRHLKQIPNAGEIVFFDRSWYNRAGIEQVFGFCTQEQHDHFYRQVNGVEEMLRDDGILFFKFYLNISHETQKARIKDRENNPLKGWKLSELDYKSMNAYHTYEILRDKMFRITGTKHAPWCEVDANDKKRARINAIRYLLDNIDYIGKDKKLIAGVDKKMVKLHNKGKYYGKCNHMA, from the coding sequence ATGACTAATCAGAAGATACGGTACACAAAAAAACTTCCTGAGTATCAGGAGAAACCTTCCAAAGTTTTCAAGAAGTCCGGGAAGATAGAACGGGAATTTTACGAAAAAGAGTCTTTGAAACTACAGCATGAACTGGTCAAACTGCAAAAATGGGTGATCGATAACAATAAGAGGCTTTTAGTGATCTTTGAAGGTATGGATACGGCAGGGAAAAGTTCTACCATAAAAGAGTTCAACAACTATCTCAACCCTAGAGAAGCTCGTTCGGTCGCACTGCCAAAACCAAACTCAAAAGAGTTGGGACAGTGGTATTTTCAGCGTCACTTAAAACAGATACCCAATGCCGGTGAGATTGTATTTTTTGACAGAAGCTGGTACAACAGAGCAGGGATTGAACAGGTGTTTGGTTTCTGTACACAAGAACAGCATGACCATTTTTACAGACAGGTGAACGGTGTAGAAGAGATGCTGAGAGATGACGGTATACTCTTTTTCAAATTCTATCTGAATATTTCACACGAAACACAGAAAGCTCGTATTAAAGATAGAGAAAACAATCCACTCAAAGGATGGAAACTCTCTGAACTCGATTATAAATCCATGAACGCATATCATACTTACGAAATCCTGCGTGATAAGATGTTCAGAATAACTGGCACCAAACATGCACCTTGGTGTGAAGTGGATGCCAACGATAAAAAAAGAGCACGTATCAATGCGATAAGATACTTGCTTGATAATATAGACTATATCGGTAAGGATAAGAAACTGATCGCCGGTGTAGATAAAAAAATGGTCAAATTACATAACAAAGGAAAATACTATGGCAAATGTAACCATATGGCATAA